Below is a window of Campylobacter canadensis DNA.
GGGATATGTTTTTGTTCATCAGGAGCAATAGAGTATGGAAAACCGTGTAAATACAAACCAGCTTCTCCTAAACTTTCTCCGTGGTCGCTTAAATAAAATAAGCTTTTAACATCAGCTTTGCTTTCTTTTAGAAGTTGTATTAATTGATAAATTATGTAATCTGTGTAATAAATTGTGTTATCGTAAGTATTTATTAGTTCTTCTTTGCTGCATTTTTCAAAATCACTTGTTTTGCAAGTTGGTGTAAATTTTTCAAATTCTTTTGGATATCTAAGATAATAGCTTGGTCCATGCGAACCTTGTAAATGTAGTACTATTAAAAGATTTTTTGCTTTATTGTTATTTAAGCTTTCTTTGGCTTTATCAACTAGCCAATAATCATAATCAAGACTTTGTTGCAACTCTTTTAAGCCATTACAAACACCTTTGCAGCCGCCAGAATTATTATCAAACCAATACACATCAATAAAACGGTTTAATACACTTAAAACATTTTCATATCTTTCTTTTTTGCTAAATTCCTCTCTTTTGCTTATTGAAAACATACAAGGCAAAGAAGTTGCAGTTGCAGTACCGCAAGAATAAAAGTTATTAAAAAAGTATGGACTTTCTTGTTTTGTATAAAAATTTGTATCGTTTTTTGTATATTTGCCTAAAGAATAATTTGCCCATCTTGCAGTTTCCCCTACAACTAGAATGAGAATTTTACTTTTATCATCATCTTTTATTAGAGCATCTTCGCTTATTTTTTCTAGCGGTTTTGATGATTGTAGTTTAAAATCTGCAAGCTTATATGCTGCATAAATTTGGTAAAATGGTACATTATAATATCTTATATTGTCATTTGCTCTTAAAAAAGGCAAAATTGCTCTAGAATTTAAGAAAAATATAACACAAACAATGATTAAAGGTAAAATTATATTTAAAATTTTAACACTAAAAGTATTTTTTTTAACTTTGAATGCAAAAAGAAAAATAATAACAAAGATAAAATTTACACTAAAATAAGCAAACATTTTAAACGATAGTAAGTCTTTAATCTCTCTACTATCAGTAGAAATTACATTATTTAGCATATCAAAATCAATTACAA
It encodes the following:
- a CDS encoding phosphoethanolamine transferase, with amino-acid sequence MKISAFLFNFLLSLYLFCINETMLGFIINKVDDNLSIFALLFMYFFLILSAVSILCVCKISRIIFTIILTLAAISSNYFMNNYSVVIDFDMLNNVISTDSREIKDLLSFKMFAYFSVNFIFVIIFLFAFKVKKNTFSVKILNIILPLIIVCVIFFLNSRAILPFLRANDNIRYYNVPFYQIYAAYKLADFKLQSSKPLEKISEDALIKDDDKSKILILVVGETARWANYSLGKYTKNDTNFYTKQESPYFFNNFYSCGTATATSLPCMFSISKREEFSKKERYENVLSVLNRFIDVYWFDNNSGGCKGVCNGLKELQQSLDYDYWLVDKAKESLNNNKAKNLLIVLHLQGSHGPSYYLRYPKEFEKFTPTCKTSDFEKCSKEELINTYDNTIYYTDYIIYQLIQLLKESKADVKSLFYLSDHGESLGEAGLYLHGFPYSIAPDEQKHIPALLWTNYDYINKDKLNYSLSQDNLFSSLLGFFNIQTKDYEENYDIFSKNLGENE